In one Candidatus Peribacter riflensis genomic region, the following are encoded:
- a CDS encoding GTP pyrophosphokinase translates to MALVTTAEFAALLSRLTIDGEAPELDERRITRALGLARELYSHHMHHSGVPILDHVFETLGALAPFHPDEDAVIAVLLHHALDESVLSLAELQEQFGPAVRSLVSNVYLLSHVTLHARRSRIEDLRLMLLSVSDDVRTVLITLCDRAAILRLIDTIPVEDRKHLCHDVLQLFAPVAARLGIYSLKHELENRAFPVIYPLDAGRIQEQIAQFDAEKGDFLPRAAAELQSFFRARGIVIEIEWRKKEMYSIFLKMQEKAITHIHDLFDLYALRVIVESEAECYQALGLLHQVGRPVPHRFKDYIAFPKPNGYQSLHTTILQLPGAADDTCIEVQIRTLSMHRESQYGVAAHWAYKEGAASEAVKHAQLKRMLLSQESVSGTRASPFVDHIFVLTPKGEIVELPEGATPLDFAFTVHTDLGISFSSARVNGSIVPLTYRLENGDVVEIQKQSPPRPSTRWMQLLKMASSRGKLKRYLAAQDRPRLIDHGRQLLNEELRKHHLSPLDTDLTILKVCDNETLSMQQREDLLMKVGQGAEKPSSFFRRLEALRGKGPAEEQVKKRTGRLQRKDNELSVEGSVPMPTRYAKCCSPEAEPRGKISGVINRTGTVMVHREKCKMFKQSSSGRRIGVRWR, encoded by the coding sequence ATGGCTCTTGTCACCACTGCAGAGTTCGCGGCGCTCCTCAGTCGTCTGACCATCGACGGCGAGGCACCGGAGCTCGATGAGCGGCGCATCACGCGGGCACTCGGCCTCGCCCGGGAGCTCTACAGTCACCACATGCACCATTCGGGCGTGCCCATTTTGGACCACGTCTTCGAGACACTCGGGGCCCTCGCCCCGTTCCATCCCGATGAGGATGCCGTCATTGCGGTCCTGCTCCACCACGCCCTTGATGAGAGTGTGCTTTCGCTCGCGGAACTCCAGGAGCAGTTCGGACCGGCTGTCCGTTCCCTCGTGAGCAATGTCTACCTGCTCTCGCACGTGACACTCCATGCGCGCCGCAGCCGCATCGAAGATTTGCGGCTCATGCTCCTCTCGGTCTCGGATGACGTGCGCACCGTGCTCATCACGCTCTGTGACCGGGCGGCTATCTTGCGGCTCATCGATACCATTCCTGTCGAGGATCGTAAGCACCTCTGCCACGATGTGCTGCAGCTCTTCGCACCCGTGGCGGCACGGCTGGGTATCTACTCTCTCAAACACGAGCTTGAGAATCGCGCGTTCCCGGTGATCTACCCGCTCGATGCCGGCCGGATTCAGGAACAGATCGCACAGTTCGACGCGGAGAAAGGAGATTTCCTGCCGCGGGCCGCCGCAGAACTGCAGAGTTTTTTCCGTGCGCGCGGCATTGTGATAGAGATCGAGTGGCGCAAGAAAGAAATGTACTCGATTTTCCTCAAGATGCAGGAGAAGGCGATCACGCACATTCATGACCTCTTCGATCTCTACGCGCTGCGCGTCATCGTCGAGAGTGAGGCGGAGTGCTACCAGGCGCTCGGGCTCCTGCACCAGGTCGGCCGGCCCGTGCCCCACCGTTTCAAGGACTACATTGCCTTTCCCAAGCCGAACGGATACCAGAGTCTGCACACGACGATTCTCCAGCTGCCCGGCGCAGCTGACGATACGTGCATCGAAGTCCAGATCCGGACGCTCAGCATGCACCGCGAGTCGCAGTACGGCGTAGCCGCACACTGGGCGTACAAGGAGGGTGCGGCCAGCGAAGCCGTGAAGCATGCACAACTCAAGCGGATGCTCCTGTCGCAGGAATCGGTCTCGGGTACGCGTGCGTCACCCTTCGTGGATCACATTTTCGTCTTAACGCCCAAGGGCGAGATCGTTGAGCTTCCCGAAGGGGCCACGCCACTCGATTTCGCTTTCACGGTGCATACCGATCTCGGTATCTCCTTCAGCTCCGCACGGGTCAACGGGTCCATTGTCCCGCTCACGTACCGGCTCGAGAACGGCGATGTGGTCGAGATTCAGAAACAGTCGCCGCCGCGTCCCTCCACGCGTTGGATGCAGCTTCTCAAAATGGCCTCTTCCCGCGGCAAGCTCAAGCGCTACCTCGCCGCGCAGGATCGTCCGCGCCTCATCGACCACGGCCGCCAACTCCTCAATGAGGAGCTGCGCAAGCACCACCTGTCGCCGCTCGACACCGATCTCACGATCCTGAAGGTGTGCGATAACGAGACGCTCTCGATGCAGCAGCGCGAAGACCTGCTCATGAAGGTCGGTCAGGGCGCCGAGAAGCCGTCTTCCTTCTTCCGCCGTCTGGAGGCGCTGCGCGGCAAAGGGCCCGCAGAGGAGCAGGTGAAGAAACGTACCGGTCGGCTGCAACGCAAAGACAACGAACTCTCCGTGGAGGGAAGTGTTCCCATGCCCACGCGCTACGCCAAGTGCTGCTCACCGGAAGCCGAGCCCCGCGGCAAGATCAGCGGCGTCATCAATCGTACAGGGACCGTGATGGTGCACCGCGAGAAGTGCAAGATGTTCAAACAGTCGAGCTCCGGGAGGCGGATCGGGGTGAGGTGGAGATAG
- a CDS encoding D-tyrosyl-tRNA(Tyr) deacylase, with protein MRLVLQRVKEASVTVDGSVVGAVGPGYLILLCVMRGDTALQAQWLAEKLVKLRLFDSTDGKINDRSLLDIGGEVLVVSQFTLAGDIAKGNRPDYTAAAPPDEATVLYEYFLKKLTELKVPKVEGGVFGAEMSVHLINDGPVTLVLEK; from the coding sequence ATGCGCTTGGTTCTCCAACGGGTGAAAGAAGCTTCCGTCACGGTTGATGGTTCTGTCGTCGGTGCAGTCGGCCCGGGGTACCTCATTCTGCTCTGCGTGATGCGCGGCGACACCGCCCTGCAGGCGCAGTGGCTTGCCGAGAAGCTCGTGAAACTCCGGCTCTTCGATAGTACCGATGGCAAGATCAACGATCGTTCGCTCCTCGACATTGGCGGAGAGGTGCTCGTCGTGTCGCAGTTCACGCTGGCAGGGGACATAGCAAAGGGGAATCGTCCGGACTACACGGCAGCCGCTCCGCCCGATGAGGCGACCGTGCTCTATGAGTATTTTCTGAAGAAGCTCACGGAGCTGAAGGTCCCGAAAGTCGAGGGCGGCGTCTTCGGCGCAGAGATGTCCGTGCATCTGATCAATGACGGTCCCGTGACACTTGTGCTCGAAAAATGA
- a CDS encoding large subunit ribosomal protein L10 — translation MPVTRAQKEAQLTELKEKMSKSQSLMFAQYIGLKVSEVGELRQKLKEANAEMKVAKKTLMRLATKDAGLPEISEKNLTGPVACIFSFSDPLSGAQVAFKFAKDHAQVKIIGGIFDGKLLTKEEAVEMAKMPGREQLLAMFASMLQSPLVSFASVCSSPLTGMARGLSELAKKNAASAPAPSPSPETPQS, via the coding sequence ATGCCCGTCACCCGCGCACAGAAAGAGGCACAGCTCACGGAGCTCAAAGAGAAAATGAGTAAGTCCCAATCGCTGATGTTCGCCCAGTATATCGGGCTCAAGGTGAGCGAAGTCGGCGAACTCCGCCAGAAGCTCAAAGAAGCCAATGCCGAAATGAAAGTGGCCAAGAAGACGCTCATGCGTCTCGCCACCAAAGATGCCGGCCTCCCCGAGATCTCTGAAAAGAATCTGACAGGCCCCGTCGCCTGCATCTTTAGCTTCTCAGATCCCCTCTCGGGTGCACAGGTCGCCTTCAAGTTCGCCAAAGATCACGCCCAGGTGAAGATCATCGGCGGCATTTTCGACGGCAAGCTCCTCACGAAAGAAGAGGCGGTTGAGATGGCCAAAATGCCGGGCCGGGAGCAACTGCTCGCGATGTTCGCTTCGATGTTGCAGTCTCCCCTCGTTTCCTTCGCCAGCGTGTGCTCCTCCCCACTCACCGGTATGGCCCGGGGCCTCTCGGAGCTCGCCAAGAAGAATGCTGCTTCTGCTCCTGCTCCTTCCCCTTCGCCCGAAACTCCTCAGTCCTAA
- a CDS encoding large subunit ribosomal protein L7/L12, with the protein MADVADAPVLSAGEKAVIDAVEKLNVVQLNNVVKYMEKVYGISAAAPVAVAAAPAAGGGEAAEEKSSFDVELTDSGAQKIAVIKVVREITGLGLGEAKAAVDSAPKVLKEGVAKADAEEMKKKLETAGAKVTLK; encoded by the coding sequence ATGGCAGACGTCGCAGACGCACCGGTCCTCTCCGCAGGAGAGAAAGCGGTCATTGACGCCGTTGAGAAGCTGAATGTCGTGCAGCTCAATAACGTCGTGAAGTACATGGAAAAAGTGTACGGCATTTCCGCCGCTGCCCCTGTGGCAGTCGCCGCCGCTCCCGCAGCAGGGGGAGGTGAAGCTGCCGAGGAGAAATCTTCGTTCGACGTGGAGCTCACCGATAGCGGCGCGCAGAAGATCGCCGTGATCAAGGTGGTCCGCGAGATCACGGGGCTTGGCCTGGGTGAAGCCAAGGCCGCCGTGGACAGCGCTCCGAAAGTCCTCAAGGAGGGCGTCGCCAAGGCCGATGCCGAAGAGATGAAGAAGAAGCTCGAGACCGCAGGAGCCAAGGTCACATTGAAGTAA
- a CDS encoding cell envelope-related transcriptional attenuator, translated as MSFSVRRVSQARSKCRFPWATLSILLSMLRPLAGWYTGWKARKKEEALHEHRTLLLKRSLLILIAVLCAFLLFAGTVKALVGLRIISMRSLVSLTGAELPKDEQGFTTILLLGLGDDSHDGKDLTDTIIVASIDPSQTKSAVLLSLPRDLYFLKTEKMGKGRLNSLYRDYKILLRRQGMQEQEASLEAMKELSTVIGDHLSLPIHHVIKVNFTGFKQAVDAIGGIDVTVPEPINDTEYPDENYGYEPFSIAAGPAHLDGETALKYARSRHSSSDFGRSARQQQIIVAIGEKVTKEGLYKNPATVTDMMKIFSDHVQMTMTTRELIGLADLAEKTTPDRVITLQLNDRNGLYESMVEPGGFLYTPPRDQFAGASVLLPVSIPAFPVTWKQIHALSTLLFRQRAMYIARPSIAILNAGAKSGLARTLGNELTRYGFNVVRIENANISKEELKNTNNPSFVYASQPTDANAKEFFSELLDLPVVSSPVPAIPPEQMAQIVILLSKDYTFQPLQDLLTTP; from the coding sequence ATGTCTTTCTCTGTCCGCCGCGTCAGTCAGGCGCGTTCGAAGTGTCGTTTCCCGTGGGCTACTCTGTCCATCCTGCTGAGCATGCTGCGCCCGCTCGCCGGTTGGTACACGGGATGGAAAGCACGAAAGAAGGAAGAGGCTCTTCACGAACATCGCACATTGCTCCTCAAGCGTTCTCTGCTCATCCTCATCGCCGTTCTCTGCGCGTTTCTGCTGTTCGCTGGAACGGTAAAAGCACTCGTGGGGCTGCGGATCATTTCGATGCGATCGCTCGTGTCGCTCACCGGGGCGGAACTCCCCAAAGATGAACAGGGATTCACCACAATCCTCCTGCTCGGCCTGGGTGATGACAGCCATGATGGCAAAGATCTCACGGATACGATCATCGTGGCGAGCATCGACCCGTCACAGACCAAGAGCGCCGTACTCCTTTCGCTCCCCCGCGATCTGTACTTCTTGAAGACCGAGAAAATGGGCAAGGGCCGCCTCAACAGCCTCTACCGCGATTACAAAATCCTCCTCAGGCGTCAGGGCATGCAGGAGCAGGAAGCCTCGCTGGAGGCGATGAAAGAGCTGAGTACAGTCATCGGTGATCACCTCTCGCTGCCGATTCATCACGTCATCAAGGTGAACTTCACCGGATTCAAGCAGGCGGTGGATGCGATCGGAGGCATCGATGTCACCGTTCCGGAGCCGATCAATGACACCGAGTATCCGGACGAAAACTACGGGTACGAGCCGTTCTCTATCGCCGCAGGACCCGCGCACCTCGATGGCGAAACAGCCCTCAAGTACGCGCGCAGCCGCCACTCCTCCAGTGATTTCGGCCGCTCGGCCCGCCAGCAGCAGATCATCGTCGCCATCGGCGAAAAGGTAACGAAAGAAGGTCTCTACAAAAATCCCGCAACGGTCACCGACATGATGAAAATTTTCTCGGACCACGTGCAGATGACCATGACCACCCGCGAATTGATCGGGCTGGCTGACCTTGCAGAGAAGACCACTCCCGACCGTGTCATCACCCTGCAGCTCAATGACCGCAACGGGCTCTACGAAAGCATGGTGGAGCCGGGCGGCTTTCTCTACACCCCGCCCCGTGATCAGTTCGCGGGGGCTTCGGTGTTGCTCCCCGTTTCCATTCCGGCATTTCCGGTGACCTGGAAGCAGATCCATGCGCTCAGCACGCTCCTGTTTAGGCAGCGGGCCATGTACATCGCCCGTCCGTCCATCGCCATTCTGAATGCCGGGGCCAAGAGCGGGCTCGCCCGTACACTGGGGAACGAACTGACCCGCTACGGCTTCAACGTGGTACGGATCGAGAACGCGAATATCTCCAAGGAGGAGCTGAAGAACACGAATAATCCGAGCTTCGTCTACGCGAGCCAACCGACCGACGCCAACGCGAAGGAATTCTTCTCTGAGCTACTCGATCTGCCGGTCGTCTCCTCCCCTGTTCCTGCCATCCCGCCCGAGCAAATGGCGCAGATCGTCATCTTGCTCAGCAAGGACTATACGTTCCAGCCACTCCAGGACCTCCTGACCACCCCATGA